The Maniola jurtina chromosome 3, ilManJurt1.1, whole genome shotgun sequence genome segment cggatagcactagatttaggcctgtcaatttagttaagagattcTGTGTAACAGGATTAGCAACATTGGTAGACTCATTGACGGTTAAGGCAGAAATAAAAGTGGGCACATAGAAAATAAtgtgtttattataaaatgtatacATGTAACTGAAAAAAAATGCCTTTACATTGACTTAAGCCATCGACAATCCATCTAAGCCGAAACATCGTGTATTGCggtaatattttttagttcaaaaCAATTTACAAGTTGAATTTTAGTGAGCTGTGACAATGATGCTAGCTTATACCTAGATAACCAAAACAATTTgcaatattaggtacttacaataaTTAATGATGATTGAAATCGTATGTAACCCATGAATTTTGTTCGCGATATAATACATaagatattaggtataaattaagCGACGTCGTGGATACCGAGGCGGAATATGTCGTGCTGAACAAAGAAAGAATCTCCGAGTGGTTTCAATACGAATGTCTGTATGTACGGGTGTGGAGGGTCATCGTCACACTGAAAAGAAAACATATGTTTTTAAGCTGGTAAACTATGGCAATGAGGAGATATGGCCTTAGACCACGATAATATTTGTAAGTTTCActtacgtaagtagcttacgtagttaaagacagttttattaatataaatgtacttataagagtgtttacattattAAATTTGTTGTAAGTTAATTATGTAAGTTACTTATGTGAGTAAAACTTGGTAAGGTTTATTCGCGGCCTTACAGAATTCTGCCTAGTATGTTGTTTATACAAAAGCATTACTACTCTTTCATAGTGCTGCCTAATTCTATTTCTAGAATCTGGTTAAATACAAAAAGTTCTTTTTGAGTTATCACCAAAAAACacagggatttttaaaaattgatgttTCTAAAAAGGGATGTTGTGTATAACCAAATTAGAAAATAACTAAAACCATTAGTGCTATGCATGCCATGGCATTTCTTTTTTTTGATAcatcaatttttgaaaattgacatGGTTTTTGGTGATAACGAGAAAACTATTTTTGCCCTACTAACAGAAATAGGACAGCAGAGTGTCCCACATAGGGTAACataaattaattagtttttagtAAGAACTCATTCAGAAAACAAAAAAGGGCTGAACACAAATCAATCTAATTTCTACACAGCTTTGGTTAAATAATTGCCTGGGGAACACTTTTAACAAAAGTAATGCCTTCCTTTTCTCTTTGTACTCTGTAGGAAAGGGTAGCTCGATTTCTAGTAATTTAAGTTAGTACCAATGGGCTACTGGGATCAGATGGGCTAGAGTATGGTACAAAGCAGACTGCACTTAATGGAATAACTTAAgtattattaggtatagtattaattaccacttttataagaGGTCACAATGGCAAAATTCGAAAATCGTAAAAatatagaccttattgcttgacaatgaggttaaaatctataaagcgcactttgactttgcttagacttaagtttcagttaaaaagagacagattcatgccagcggtataagCTGTCTCCTTTTAACAGTATGagctgagcaaagtcaaagtgtgctctttagatttcagcctaagagtTATAGACAAGAACAAGTCTCATgctctcgctcataattcgcagGTACAAAACATAGCGCATAGGCAAGCAATAGTGGACATACGCGCTATGATTAGCAAAGGTATTTTCATGCCATTCATAAATAAGATTTCTGCACAGGTACATTGgcataacttataaaagtggtaacTTGTTACTTGCAACTTAACTAAGAGTATACACATGCTTGGTTGCACTCTATTTACCCTTAAACATCATGTAGTGCCAGCCTGAACATGTCATGTTCAACATAGAACGAAGTTCCTATAGGCTTCAATACAAAAGTTTGAAAGTATGCATGTGGCTGGTCTTCGTCTGTCTGAAtagtgttaattttattttaacaatgttTATTAACTAGTATTTCTCTGTTGCTAGTTAACAAAGAAACATGGAAAAATATGGAGGAGGCCTTTACCCGCAAGGTGCCAGACACAAAAGCTAATTAAAACAGATTGtgaacaaattataataataagtgtgcggaaaataaagctttaattaaaattaactagTCAGCCAGAAACAGAACACTTCAGAAAGGAatggaggaggcctatgtcgaAAGACACTGGGGTGTTACAATGGCTACAGACTGATGCAACTTGAAATATACattcttattaattttacaataacaaacTGTAAACCctcagtaaataaaggcttcattaatttatttaattaattaattaattaactagtaaatcaaaataaatacacaGTGGTAATTACCTGCAGTCTACCAAGCACATTGATTAGAACTCCACCATCGAACATGGGTTGTGAATCGACTGAAGTTATTAGCCTACCAATCTTTTGAAATGTCAGACTCtggaacaaattaaaaaaaaaattaactgacAATCTTAGCTGTACAAAGAATTTGGTTTATTGATGGTTTGTAAAGGCAAAAccttatcactacccatattatgaatacaaaagagTGTCTGTTTCTAACTTTATCTTTCATTCATGCCACAACAAAGCAACAGAGCATGATCCCTTTGCATTCATATAGTTCAAGACCTGTAGAGTACTTAACAcaagacaatttttttatactggaaaatcgGAGTTCCCAcagaacttttaaaaacctaaatccacatggattaAGTAACAGGCATCAGCCCagtacaaaataaatgtaagtattttaaggCCAAATACAGATAAACCCTCTATgattttattcatatcacaTACCACGTCAAAAAGTCACTTTGGAAAGctcttatatgtatattgttacaGTATTCCAATGTTACATAACTATTTGGTTTAAGGTCTTGCAAATAGGATTTAATAAAGAGATATGTTCCAAGTCGCTACTCTGTTGCAAGAGTGCAACAGAATAGCGACTTGGAAGTTGGAACATGATGCAATTAACAATCAACATTGTTAGACAGGTACTTACATTGAGTTTTTCCATTATTTTAACAGCACCTTGTAGTTGGACACCCTCAAAAGTCATAAATGAAGTTTCAACCTGAAATGGTGACATACCAGTTTTTAAGACCTCAATATGAATTTCAAAAGCGTAGCTATACAAGTTTATTTTTACTCCCTAAACTTAGTAGCAAGTAAATGAGAACAAAATCTAAAAACTAAGTTTAAATTTGccaaaataataaacttttttgACAATTTCGGCGGGAGGTTTTAAGACAACCTAAAAAGTAATAACATTTATAAACTTTCTTCAAACGGTAAAGCAATTGCTATAGGAATGTGAGGCGTTATGATAGCTTTGTTGAAGACATTATTTTCATACTCACATTGTACATATTAGCCAGATTCGCTCGCTGTGCCGGATCATCAAACAGTATGTAGTATTGCTGTACGAAACCCTTTCCAATTGCATCGTACTGTGGGTTTAGCGCCATTTGGCTGGTTTAGTTGTCTCAAATATCACTTGAGAGGCTCGTAATcactataaatgtgaaaatctAGGGCTTTTGAGGGCCTCCGGCATTCCCTTTTTACACAGAGTGAAAAAGTGAGTAATGTgtggaataaataattaaactgtGGATTACGAACTACGAACACggacagtaaaaaaaatatgaaaaaaaatctctttgGATGGGTTAGGAGTGGACTATGTAGTCTGTGGTGGGAACTAGGCATTGGGAAACAAGAATCCAGAGctgtaaaaccagttaaaaaacATTGGGAAAGGGAAATCTAATGGCGGCGGGTGGCGCTACATGCTAGCAGTAAACAACATACAGCAACCGACAGCAAAcaccacagagtactttttaaACGCAGTATTTGGCTTGCAGCCAATCGGATCGAACGACAAGCGCTCGCCAAGCGTTTGCAAGCATACGTAACATGCTCATGTCCTCACGCTTGCCAGTGCTTATTGTTTGCTGTTTGTTACAAGGATGTAGCGATGTAGCACCGCCATAAGGGAAAATGGGGTGGAAGTTTGTTTAACcagctttacggctctggattctcGCCTTAAGATGGGAGCTGATCcaaagagtataataatatcgGAGATGATATAGAGACCTGCAAAGGTAAATCGGGTAAATCACCTGCCACAGATGACACCGTGACAGTGACACTGACATTTACTTTTTGTCATCCTTGTAGTGACCACAGACCACGAATGGTAGTGACAGTGACGTTAGTAAACCAATAGTAACCTAAAATTGATGTTAGTAAcaaagttaaaaacaaatatttgcaTTTATACATTGAAAAAAAGCAAGTTTTGCCCGATTggtttcaaaaatgtctcttgCTGATGAGCTTTTGGCTGATTTGGAAGAAAATGATGATGGAGAGCTTGAAGCCATGATTGAAAACAAAACATCAAATGATCATGAATTTGCAGTACCTTTTCCGGTTGTACCAAAGGAAGAAGAAATTAAAAATGTCTCTATTAGAGAACTAGCTAAATTAAGGCATTCTGATCGCTTGCAAAGGGTATGATTTAATGGTTTCATCCATAATACTCAATCATGGACTAGAATTTGGTAGATATCATCAATCAACCAACATTCGCTCGCCACAGAGCATCTTGATTCTTGCTAGATCCTCCGCTTTTCTCATTCACCTACCCCTTTATTATATTGAAGATGTTATTAGTTAGATCATAAGGCTGGGAATTATTCCACACTGAGCTTTGCTTTGTTATCGGTACTCCTTTAGCTCTGTCCCTTCTGCTTACCTATCCTAATAGTAAATGGTAATATACTGAATTGAAATTTCAGGTAATAACAGAAATAGAACAAAATGTTGGTAATGACAGGAAAAAAATTGAGGTGACTGGTTTAATGGAATCAGACCCCGAATACCAGCTGATTGTAGAGGCCAACAATATAGCTGTTGAGATTGATGGGgaaataggtaggttttattggattatttgaaaaattataagttATAGAATAACATTATGGTTCCCTCTCTGCATGATGCTCATATCCAATGCTGATGGTCTTGATCCTCCATGAtcttccattaatcacataatggagGGGTTTTCTTGGAATAACAATGCTGTGGACTGTGACTTGGCTAAGAGTATaggattttgactcttaggtttaataaaattaattattatttttacatcaAAACCTCAATGtcataaataatagtaatataataatacaggGACT includes the following:
- the LOC123880818 gene encoding probable nuclear transport factor 2 isoform X1, with product MALNPQYDAIGKGFVQQYYILFDDPAQRANLANMYNVETSFMTFEGVQLQGAVKIMEKLNSLTFQKIGRLITSVDSQPMFDGGVLINVLGRLQCDDDPPHPYIQTFVLKPLGDSFFVQHDIFRLGIHDVA
- the LOC123880818 gene encoding probable nuclear transport factor 2 isoform X2: MALNPQYDAIGKGFVQQYYILFDDPAQRANLANMYNVETSFMTFEGVQLQGAVKIMEKLNSLTFQKIGRLITSVDSQPMFDGGVLINVLGRLQTDEDQPHAYFQTFVLKPIGTSFYVEHDMFRLALHDV